One region of Xylanimonas ulmi genomic DNA includes:
- a CDS encoding DEAD/DEAH box helicase: MSALPLPESDPFDLFAAAAEPETEPLSPERAESARRAVPQTPSSAAASVLSPAFPRRAPWGTASNLRAWQAEALDLYRARQPRDFLAVATPGAGKTTFALRVATDLIERGVVRRVTVVAPTEHLKHQWADAAARVGVRLDPSFKNSQGRHGAHYDGVALTYAQVAANPALHRARTQAARTLVILDEVHHGGDALSWGDAVREAFEDATRRLALTGTPFRSDTAPIPFVTYEADRDGIRRSKADYTYGYGDALRDKVVRPVLFMTYSGNMRWRTKAGDEVSARLGEAMTKDLTQQAWRTALDPNGEWIPSVLAAADQRLTQVRRSVPDAGGLVIATDQTAARAYAGHLARITGQSPTVVLSDDDGASARIDEFSQSDARWMVAVRMVSEGVDVPRLAVGVYATSTSTPLFFAQAVGRFVRARTRGETASVFLPSVAPLLDLAGGMEVERDHALDRPATAEEQGIEYDPEAALLAAANREERASGDLLGAFEAMESQASFDGVLFDGGQFGTGGDVGSAEELDFLGLPGLLEPDQVATLLRQRQADQLRGRGAGERELTAAEAEQEHRRAAAARKELSKLVSAWARKSGRPHGSVHTELRRRCGGPEVPLATSAQLDARIAMVRGWFVSGR, from the coding sequence GTGAGCGCCCTGCCGCTGCCTGAATCCGACCCCTTCGATCTGTTCGCCGCGGCGGCCGAGCCGGAGACCGAGCCCCTCTCACCCGAGCGGGCCGAGTCCGCGCGCCGTGCCGTGCCGCAGACGCCGTCGTCGGCCGCAGCCTCCGTGCTGAGCCCCGCGTTCCCCCGTCGGGCGCCGTGGGGCACCGCGTCGAACCTGCGCGCCTGGCAGGCCGAGGCGCTCGACCTCTACCGCGCCCGGCAGCCGCGCGATTTCCTCGCGGTGGCCACGCCCGGCGCGGGCAAGACGACGTTCGCGCTGCGCGTGGCGACCGACCTCATCGAGCGCGGCGTCGTGCGGCGCGTGACGGTCGTCGCGCCCACCGAGCACCTCAAGCACCAGTGGGCCGACGCCGCCGCGCGCGTCGGGGTCCGCCTGGACCCGTCGTTCAAGAACTCCCAAGGCCGCCACGGCGCGCACTATGACGGCGTCGCGCTCACCTACGCGCAGGTCGCCGCCAACCCGGCGCTGCACCGCGCGCGCACGCAGGCGGCGCGCACGCTCGTCATCCTCGACGAGGTGCACCACGGCGGTGACGCGCTGAGCTGGGGAGACGCCGTGCGCGAGGCGTTCGAGGACGCCACGCGGCGCCTCGCCCTGACGGGCACGCCCTTCCGCTCGGACACCGCGCCCATCCCGTTCGTCACCTACGAGGCCGACCGCGACGGCATCCGCCGCTCCAAGGCCGACTACACCTACGGCTACGGCGACGCGCTGCGCGACAAGGTCGTGCGCCCCGTGCTGTTCATGACCTACTCGGGCAATATGCGCTGGCGCACCAAGGCGGGAGACGAGGTCTCGGCGCGCCTGGGCGAGGCCATGACCAAGGACCTCACGCAGCAGGCGTGGCGCACCGCGCTCGACCCGAACGGCGAGTGGATCCCGTCGGTGCTCGCGGCCGCCGACCAGCGCCTGACGCAGGTGCGCCGCTCGGTGCCCGACGCCGGGGGGCTGGTCATCGCGACCGACCAGACCGCCGCGCGCGCCTACGCCGGGCACCTGGCCCGCATCACCGGTCAGAGCCCCACGGTGGTGCTGTCCGACGACGACGGCGCCTCGGCCCGCATCGACGAGTTCTCCCAGAGCGACGCGCGCTGGATGGTCGCGGTGCGCATGGTCTCCGAGGGCGTCGACGTGCCGCGGCTGGCCGTGGGCGTCTACGCGACCTCGACCTCGACTCCGCTGTTCTTCGCCCAGGCCGTCGGACGCTTCGTGCGCGCGCGCACCCGCGGCGAGACGGCCTCGGTGTTCCTGCCCTCGGTCGCGCCGCTGCTCGACCTGGCCGGTGGCATGGAGGTCGAGCGCGACCACGCGCTCGACCGGCCGGCCACCGCCGAGGAGCAGGGCATCGAGTACGACCCCGAGGCCGCGCTGCTGGCCGCCGCCAACCGCGAGGAGCGGGCCTCGGGCGACCTGCTCGGCGCGTTCGAGGCCATGGAGTCGCAGGCCTCGTTCGACGGCGTGCTGTTCGACGGCGGCCAGTTCGGGACCGGCGGCGACGTCGGCTCGGCCGAGGAGCTCGACTTCCTCGGCCTGCCGGGTCTGCTCGAGCCCGACCAGGTGGCGACGCTGCTGCGTCAGCGCCAGGCCGACCAGTTGCGCGGGCGCGGTGCGGGCGAGCGCGAGCTCACGGCCGCCGAGGCGGAGCAGGAGCACCGCAGGGCCGCCGCGGCGCGCAAGGAGCTGTCCAAGCTGGTCTCGGCGTGGGCGCGCAAGAGCGGACGGCCGCACGGATCGGTGCACACCGAGCTGCGCCGCCGCTGCGGCGGCCCGGAGGTGCCGCTGGCCACGAGCGCGCAGCTCGACGCCCGGATCGCGATGGTCCGCGGCTGGTTCGTCTCGGGGCGGTAG
- a CDS encoding DUF3039 domain-containing protein, whose amino-acid sequence MSDPLSSPHAQPAAPSDPGAGTDLLEREETRQEVEPGDHERFAHYVRKEKIMESAMTGKPVIALCGKVWVPGRDPNKFPVCPACKAIFDGLREPADGGSDSSK is encoded by the coding sequence ATGAGCGATCCCCTCTCGTCTCCGCACGCCCAGCCCGCGGCCCCGTCCGATCCGGGCGCCGGCACCGACCTGCTGGAGCGCGAGGAGACCCGGCAGGAGGTCGAGCCGGGCGACCACGAGCGCTTCGCGCACTACGTGCGCAAAGAGAAGATCATGGAGTCCGCGATGACGGGCAAGCCCGTGATCGCGCTGTGCGGCAAGGTGTGGGTCCCGGGACGGGACCCCAACAAGTTCCCGGTCTGCCCGGCGTGCAAGGCGATCTTCGACGGGCTGCGTGAGCCTGCGGACGGCGGGAGCGACTCCAGCAAGTGA
- the nagB gene encoding glucosamine-6-phosphate deaminase, giving the protein MEVVIAPADELAVLAAAAIDALLRRKPEAVIGLATGSSPLKVYDELARRHAEEGLSFAQARGFMLDEYVGLPPEHPERYRNVIEREIASRVAWAPDRVQGPDGLAADLPAACAAYEAAIDAAGGVDLQLLGIGTDGHIAFNEPGSSLASRTRIKTLTKQTREDNARFFDGDVEQVPRHCLTQGLGTIMAARHLVLLATGKQKAEAVHQLVEGPISAMWPGTIMQMHPHATVLVDDAAASRLQLGGYYRQTFASKPAWQGL; this is encoded by the coding sequence ATGGAAGTCGTGATCGCCCCCGCCGACGAGCTGGCCGTGCTGGCCGCCGCGGCCATCGACGCGCTGCTGCGCCGCAAGCCCGAGGCCGTGATCGGCCTGGCGACGGGATCGAGCCCGCTCAAGGTCTACGACGAGCTGGCCCGCCGCCACGCCGAGGAGGGCTTGTCGTTCGCCCAGGCGCGCGGCTTCATGCTCGACGAGTACGTCGGCCTGCCGCCCGAGCACCCCGAGCGCTACCGCAACGTCATCGAGCGCGAGATCGCCTCGCGCGTCGCATGGGCGCCCGACCGCGTCCAGGGCCCCGACGGCCTCGCCGCGGACCTGCCGGCCGCGTGCGCGGCGTACGAGGCGGCCATCGACGCCGCGGGCGGCGTCGACCTGCAACTGCTCGGCATCGGCACCGACGGGCACATCGCGTTCAACGAGCCGGGCTCCTCGCTCGCCTCGCGCACCCGCATCAAGACGCTGACCAAGCAGACGCGCGAGGACAACGCGCGGTTCTTCGACGGCGACGTCGAGCAGGTGCCGCGCCACTGCCTCACGCAGGGGCTCGGCACCATCATGGCCGCGCGCCACCTGGTGCTGCTCGCGACGGGCAAGCAGAAGGCCGAGGCCGTGCACCAGCTCGTCGAGGGACCGATCTCGGCCATGTGGCCGGGCACCATCATGCAGATGCACCCGCACGCGACCGTGCTGGTCGACGACGCCGCGGCCTCGCGTCTGCAGCTCGGCGGCTACTACCGCCAGACGTTCGCGAGCAAGCCCGCCTGGCAGGGCCTGTAA
- a CDS encoding ROK family protein has protein sequence MGGDVGPAGGRPSPDAPSARPAASALGARPTVGLDIGGTKTLAALLAPDGAVLAQTRISTERGPDAVVDGAVRAVRGVVRQAGVDVADLDAVGVGVPGLVDHETGTVRHAVNLGLEAATLPLAFRLAAELGVGVVVDNDLNVAALGAAHLAPGAGRRPVDLAFLALGTGLAAGLVLDGVIRRGSGAAGEIGHVPVDPAGPVCACGQRGCLELYASGTAVERLWPARTGRPAPVELFEAAAAGDPAAIAAQESYADAVAAAVRMLVLSVDVRGVVLGGGVAQLGEPLLAAVRDALIRQAKASPFLASLALPERVLLAPGHVPVAAVGAAVLARTTPPPAPAAPTP, from the coding sequence ATGGGCGGCGACGTGGGGCCGGCGGGCGGCCGGCCCTCCCCGGACGCGCCCAGCGCGCGGCCTGCGGCGAGCGCGCTCGGCGCCCGTCCGACGGTCGGCCTCGACATCGGCGGCACCAAGACCCTGGCGGCGCTGCTCGCCCCGGACGGCGCGGTGCTGGCCCAGACCCGCATCTCGACCGAGCGCGGCCCCGACGCCGTCGTGGACGGGGCCGTGCGCGCGGTGCGGGGCGTGGTGCGCCAGGCCGGCGTCGACGTGGCCGACCTCGACGCCGTCGGCGTCGGGGTGCCGGGCCTCGTCGACCACGAGACCGGCACGGTGCGGCACGCGGTCAACCTCGGCCTGGAGGCCGCGACGCTGCCGCTGGCGTTCCGGCTGGCCGCTGAGCTCGGCGTCGGCGTCGTCGTCGACAACGACCTCAACGTCGCCGCGCTCGGCGCGGCGCACCTCGCCCCGGGCGCCGGGCGGCGCCCGGTCGACCTCGCGTTCCTCGCGCTCGGCACGGGCCTGGCCGCCGGGCTGGTGCTCGACGGCGTCATCCGGCGCGGGTCGGGCGCCGCGGGCGAGATCGGGCACGTGCCCGTCGACCCCGCGGGGCCGGTGTGCGCGTGCGGGCAGCGCGGGTGCCTGGAGCTGTACGCCTCGGGCACCGCGGTCGAGCGGCTGTGGCCGGCGCGCACTGGCCGGCCCGCTCCGGTCGAGCTCTTCGAGGCGGCCGCGGCGGGGGACCCGGCGGCGATCGCCGCGCAGGAGTCCTACGCCGACGCCGTCGCCGCGGCCGTGCGGATGCTCGTGCTGAGCGTCGACGTGCGCGGCGTGGTGCTGGGCGGCGGCGTCGCCCAGCTCGGTGAGCCGCTGCTCGCCGCGGTGCGTGACGCGCTCATCCGGCAGGCGAAGGCCTCGCCGTTCCTCGCCTCGCTCGCCCTGCCCGAGCGGGTGCTGCTCGCGCCCGGGCACGTGCCCGTGGCCGCCGTGGGCGCTGCGGTGCTTGCGCGCACCACGCCGCCGCCCGCGCCGGCGGCCCCGACCCCCTAG
- a CDS encoding carbohydrate ABC transporter permease encodes MTAVTTAAPARKVVTAGAPRRPRVSTRRVGKWLLSLLGLVVAVAWAFPVYWMILSAFTPNARLRATTPQFLPTHATLSSFQRLLSGDSGFWTALRMSLSITTLTVVLVLVFAFLGALAISRFKFRGRKSFILAVLFIQMLPAEGLFIAQYKMLSSAGLLNNVLGVSVLYTAAVIPFTIWMLRGFVAGVPAELEEAAMVDGLSRTQAFIRITLPLLAPGLVASGVYAFLQAWNEFTIALVALPGQSAQTLPLWLRGFISASASRGIDWAQVMAASTLIAVPVIIFFLFVQGRMTSGLVSGAVKG; translated from the coding sequence ATGACCGCCGTCACGACGGCCGCGCCCGCGCGCAAGGTCGTCACCGCCGGCGCCCCGCGCCGCCCCCGGGTGTCCACCCGCCGGGTCGGCAAGTGGCTGCTGTCCCTGCTCGGCCTCGTCGTGGCCGTCGCGTGGGCGTTCCCGGTCTACTGGATGATCCTGTCGGCGTTCACGCCCAACGCCCGGCTGCGCGCGACGACGCCGCAGTTCCTGCCGACGCACGCCACGCTCAGCAGCTTCCAACGGCTGCTGAGCGGCGACAGCGGGTTCTGGACCGCCCTGCGCATGAGCCTGTCGATCACCACGCTGACCGTGGTGCTCGTGCTGGTCTTCGCGTTCCTCGGAGCGCTGGCGATCAGCCGGTTCAAGTTCCGCGGCCGCAAGTCGTTCATCCTGGCGGTGCTGTTCATCCAGATGCTGCCGGCCGAGGGCCTGTTCATCGCGCAGTACAAGATGCTGTCGAGCGCGGGCCTGCTCAACAACGTGCTGGGCGTCTCGGTGCTCTACACCGCGGCCGTCATCCCGTTCACCATCTGGATGCTGCGCGGCTTCGTCGCGGGCGTCCCGGCCGAGCTCGAGGAGGCCGCCATGGTCGACGGCCTCTCGCGCACCCAGGCGTTCATCCGGATCACGCTGCCACTGCTGGCGCCGGGCCTGGTCGCCTCGGGCGTGTACGCGTTCCTCCAGGCGTGGAACGAGTTCACCATCGCGCTGGTCGCGCTGCCGGGTCAGTCGGCCCAGACGCTGCCGCTGTGGCTGCGCGGGTTCATCTCGGCCTCGGCCAGCCGCGGCATCGACTGGGCGCAGGTCATGGCGGCCTCGACGCTCATCGCGGTGCCGGTGATCATCTTCTTCCTGTTCGTGCAGGGGCGGATGACCAGCGGCCTCGTCTCCGGCGCGGTCAAGGGCTGA
- a CDS encoding carbohydrate ABC transporter permease, giving the protein MATTALGAPTRQRRRHPTPYLLLIPAVAALALGLGYPVYWQIVTSFQRFGLAQQFGQPPEFAGLENYARIFSDDAAFAVVLRSIAFCLVNAALTVLIGLAVALLMRAVHGWVKIVVQISMLLAWATPVIAAVTVFRWLFDARTGVVNWLLVQLGFEGFRGHGWLTTPISFFFIASLIIVWMSVPFVALSLFAGLTQVNDELLEAARIDGANGRQILWSIIMPLVRPVLAIVLLLQIIWDLRVFAQIRLLQDAGAPVAETNLLGNFIYELGMARNNFGGAAAVSIFVLLLTIVLSAPYVRSLMKEDAS; this is encoded by the coding sequence ATGGCCACCACCGCGCTCGGTGCGCCCACGCGGCAGCGACGCCGCCACCCCACCCCCTACCTGCTGCTCATCCCCGCGGTCGCCGCGCTGGCCCTCGGCCTCGGCTACCCGGTCTACTGGCAGATCGTCACCTCGTTCCAGCGATTCGGGCTCGCCCAGCAGTTCGGGCAGCCGCCCGAGTTCGCCGGGCTGGAGAACTACGCCCGGATCTTCTCCGACGACGCCGCGTTCGCCGTCGTCCTGCGGTCCATCGCCTTCTGCCTCGTCAACGCGGCGCTCACCGTCCTGATCGGCCTCGCCGTCGCGCTGCTCATGCGCGCCGTGCACGGCTGGGTCAAGATCGTCGTCCAGATCTCGATGCTGCTCGCCTGGGCGACTCCCGTCATCGCCGCCGTGACGGTGTTCCGCTGGCTGTTCGACGCCCGCACGGGCGTGGTCAACTGGCTGTTGGTCCAACTTGGCTTCGAGGGGTTCCGCGGCCACGGCTGGCTGACGACGCCGATATCGTTCTTCTTCATCGCGTCGCTCATCATCGTGTGGATGTCGGTGCCGTTCGTCGCGCTGTCACTGTTCGCCGGGCTCACCCAGGTCAACGACGAGCTGCTCGAGGCGGCCCGCATCGACGGCGCCAACGGCCGCCAGATCCTGTGGAGCATCATCATGCCGCTCGTGCGGCCCGTGCTCGCCATCGTGCTGCTGCTGCAGATCATCTGGGACCTGCGCGTCTTCGCGCAGATCCGGCTGCTGCAGGACGCCGGCGCCCCGGTCGCCGAGACCAACCTGCTGGGCAACTTCATCTATGAGCTCGGCATGGCCCGCAACAACTTCGGTGGCGCCGCAGCGGTGTCGATCTTCGTCCTGCTGCTGACCATCGTGCTGTCCGCGCCCTACGTGCGCAGCCTCATGAAGGAGGACGCCTCATGA
- a CDS encoding extracellular solute-binding protein → MTLALALSACGSGDSGDTSADGSPEAANITLWVNGADTPQDLRDYLKTTFEAENPGSTLTIEEQTWDGLVTKLTTALADADNTPDVVEIGNTQAPTFSAVGAFREISPEFFEELGGDDLLPSFVEAGDFDGRHYALPYYFGSRYMFYRKDIWSAAGLEVPTTLAEFAESVKALKTDTQSGFAMGGQDWRNGISWVFANGGELATVDGTTWTSTLSDPNTIKGLEEWQDVYQGASLLPSTDRDVAYWDFLNDGTDGEAPAAATIMAPGWARWSIGDLTKNDAGDEVRDGMADETRFDIFALPGVDGGVAPVFAGGSNVAISAKSKHPELAENLLRIIFSADFQKQLGGAGLGPANAQYMDSLGTDKFAETMIETAKASKLTPAAPGWAAVEGAFVYEDLFKEIAEGGDVTALAKEYDAKLTPMLNGES, encoded by the coding sequence ATGACCTTGGCGCTCGCGCTGAGCGCCTGCGGCAGCGGCGACAGCGGCGACACGTCGGCCGACGGCTCGCCCGAAGCGGCCAACATCACGCTCTGGGTCAACGGCGCCGACACGCCGCAGGACCTGCGCGACTACCTCAAGACCACCTTCGAGGCCGAGAACCCGGGCTCGACGCTCACCATCGAGGAGCAGACCTGGGACGGCCTGGTCACCAAGCTGACCACCGCGCTCGCCGACGCCGACAACACCCCCGACGTCGTCGAGATCGGCAACACCCAGGCCCCGACCTTCAGCGCCGTCGGCGCGTTCCGCGAGATCTCGCCGGAGTTCTTCGAGGAGCTGGGCGGCGACGACCTGCTGCCGTCCTTCGTGGAGGCCGGCGACTTCGACGGGCGCCACTACGCGCTGCCGTACTACTTCGGCTCGCGCTACATGTTCTACCGCAAGGACATCTGGTCGGCCGCCGGCCTTGAGGTGCCCACGACGCTCGCCGAGTTCGCCGAGTCGGTCAAGGCGCTCAAGACCGACACGCAGTCGGGCTTCGCGATGGGCGGCCAGGACTGGCGCAACGGCATCTCGTGGGTCTTCGCGAACGGCGGCGAGCTCGCCACCGTCGACGGCACCACGTGGACCTCGACGCTGTCCGACCCCAACACCATCAAGGGCCTCGAGGAGTGGCAGGACGTCTACCAGGGCGCCTCGCTGCTGCCGAGCACCGACCGCGACGTCGCCTACTGGGACTTCCTGAACGATGGCACGGACGGTGAGGCCCCCGCGGCGGCGACCATCATGGCGCCGGGCTGGGCCCGTTGGTCGATCGGTGACCTGACCAAGAACGACGCCGGTGACGAGGTGCGCGACGGCATGGCCGACGAGACGCGGTTCGACATCTTCGCCCTGCCGGGCGTCGACGGCGGCGTGGCCCCGGTGTTCGCCGGTGGCTCGAACGTGGCGATCTCGGCCAAGTCGAAGCACCCGGAGCTCGCCGAGAACCTGCTGCGGATCATCTTCTCCGCCGACTTCCAGAAGCAGCTGGGCGGCGCGGGTCTTGGCCCGGCCAACGCGCAGTACATGGACTCGCTCGGCACGGACAAGTTCGCCGAGACCATGATCGAGACCGCGAAGGCATCCAAGCTCACCCCGGCCGCGCCGGGCTGGGCCGCCGTCGAGGGCGCCTTCGTCTACGAGGACCTCTTCAAGGAGATCGCTGAGGGCGGGGACGTCACCGCGCTCGCCAAGGAGTACGACGCCAAGCTGACGCCGATGCTCAACGGCGAGTCCTGA
- a CDS encoding ROK family transcriptional regulator, whose amino-acid sequence MSSTSGAKAARRALGSGLRATAKVLPEHTRAHNRALVLQHLFHEGPTSRADLARATALTRVTVSDLINGLLAEGLVEELGVQRGRGVGKPAILVGMRTDAYQIVAVDLSDDTVMRGAVLTLTGEAVVRRSLAADDRMGDELVSLVERFARRLVAAATQPVIGVGIGSPGVVDQDGSVIEAPNRQWADLPLAAILTERLGLPVQVANDADTAALGEYTYGGASDSMLVVTVGQGVGAGLVVDGARVHGVHGAAGEIGHVTVVDDGELCACGRRGCLETVLSAPALRRAIAGLDREAADAVLAGVGRLLGITLAPVISTLNLGEVLLAGPADLLDGALRETAQVTVVERTMPAVSSGLRLRMATLDEDVVLAGAAVLVLGAQLGVS is encoded by the coding sequence ATGTCCTCGACAAGCGGAGCCAAGGCGGCCAGGCGGGCCCTCGGGTCCGGGCTGCGCGCCACGGCCAAGGTGCTCCCCGAGCACACCCGGGCGCACAACCGCGCGCTGGTGCTCCAGCACCTCTTCCACGAGGGCCCCACCTCCCGGGCCGACCTCGCGCGAGCGACGGCCCTGACCCGAGTCACCGTCTCCGACCTGATCAACGGCCTGCTCGCCGAGGGACTGGTCGAGGAGCTGGGCGTCCAGCGCGGCCGGGGAGTGGGCAAGCCCGCGATCCTCGTCGGGATGCGCACGGACGCCTACCAGATCGTCGCGGTCGACCTGTCCGACGACACTGTCATGCGCGGCGCGGTCCTGACGCTCACGGGCGAGGCGGTCGTGCGCCGCTCGCTCGCCGCCGACGACCGCATGGGCGACGAGCTCGTCTCGCTCGTCGAGCGGTTCGCCCGGCGCCTGGTCGCCGCCGCGACCCAGCCCGTGATCGGCGTCGGCATCGGCTCGCCGGGCGTCGTCGACCAGGACGGAAGCGTCATCGAGGCGCCCAACCGCCAGTGGGCCGACCTGCCCCTCGCCGCGATCCTGACCGAGCGCCTCGGCCTGCCCGTCCAGGTCGCCAACGACGCCGACACCGCCGCGCTGGGGGAGTACACCTACGGCGGCGCGTCGGACTCCATGCTCGTGGTGACGGTCGGCCAGGGCGTCGGCGCGGGCCTCGTCGTCGACGGCGCCCGCGTGCACGGCGTGCACGGCGCCGCGGGCGAGATCGGGCACGTCACCGTCGTCGACGACGGCGAGCTGTGCGCCTGCGGACGCCGCGGCTGCCTGGAGACCGTGCTGTCCGCGCCGGCCCTGCGCCGCGCGATCGCCGGCCTGGACCGTGAGGCCGCCGACGCGGTGCTCGCCGGCGTCGGCCGCCTCCTCGGGATCACGCTCGCCCCCGTGATCTCGACCCTCAATCTCGGTGAGGTCCTGCTCGCAGGCCCCGCCGACCTGCTCGACGGCGCCCTGCGCGAGACCGCACAGGTCACCGTCGTCGAGCGCACCATGCCGGCCGTGAGCTCAGGGCTGCGGCTGCGGATGGCCACCTTGGACGAGGACGTGGTGCTCGCGGGCGCCGCCGTGCTCGTCCTCGGCGCGCAACTGGGGGTCTCGTGA